A window of Proteus columbae contains these coding sequences:
- the ribH gene encoding 6,7-dimethyl-8-ribityllumazine synthase, translating to MNVIKGVVAAPNARVAIAIARFNNFINDSLLEGAVDSLERIGQVSSENITVVWVPGAYELPLTVKALAESDKYDAVIALGTVIRGGTAHFEYVAGECSSGLSQVAMQSEIPVTFGVLTTENIEQAIERAGTKAGNKGAEAAMTALEMINVLKAIKG from the coding sequence ATGAACGTAATCAAAGGTGTTGTCGCGGCGCCAAACGCACGCGTAGCAATTGCAATTGCCCGTTTTAATAACTTCATCAATGACAGCCTATTAGAAGGTGCGGTTGATTCATTAGAACGCATTGGACAAGTTTCCTCTGAAAATATTACCGTCGTTTGGGTTCCTGGCGCTTATGAGTTGCCATTAACGGTTAAAGCATTAGCCGAAAGCGACAAATACGATGCAGTTATCGCGTTAGGTACTGTTATCCGTGGTGGAACCGCACATTTTGAATACGTTGCTGGCGAATGTAGTTCTGGTTTATCTCAAGTTGCGATGCAAAGTGAGATCCCTGTGACTTTTGGTGTTTTAACCACTGAAAATATTGAACAGGCTATTGAACGCGCTGGAACTAAAGCGGGCAACAAAGGTGCTGAAGCGGCAATGACAGCACTTGAAATGATCAATGTACTTAAAGCCATAAAAGGCTAA
- the nusB gene encoding transcription antitermination factor NusB, whose amino-acid sequence MKPAARRRARECAVQAIYSWQLSGNDIADVELEFLSEQDTQGVDIAYFRELLVGVAINATRLDKAMEPYLSRQLEELGQVEKAILRLAMFELSFREDVPYKVAINEAIELAKVFGADDSHKFVNGVLDKAAPTVRKK is encoded by the coding sequence GTGAAACCTGCTGCTCGTCGTCGTGCTCGTGAGTGTGCTGTTCAAGCTATCTACTCATGGCAATTATCCGGAAATGACATCGCGGATGTGGAATTGGAGTTTTTATCCGAGCAGGATACCCAAGGTGTAGATATTGCTTATTTTCGTGAGCTTTTAGTGGGGGTTGCCATTAATGCAACACGTTTAGATAAGGCGATGGAACCTTATTTATCCCGCCAACTTGAAGAATTAGGTCAAGTTGAAAAAGCAATTTTACGTTTAGCAATGTTTGAACTTAGCTTCCGTGAAGATGTTCCTTACAAAGTTGCGATTAACGAAGCGATTGAACTGGCTAAGGTATTTGGTGCTGACGATAGCCATAAATTTGTTAATGGCGTACTTGATAAAGCTGCACCAACTGTACGTAAAAAATAA
- the thiL gene encoding thiamine-phosphate kinase encodes MPCGEFSLIKQYFTSQPVKRKDVSTGIGDDCAILTVPEKQQVAISTDTLVSGIHFLPSISPEDLAYKALAVNISDLAAVGADPSWASLALTLPDTNSEWLEAFSRSFFALADYYAIQLIGGDTTRGPLSLTITIQGLVPQGTALLRSGAKIGDWIYVTGFLGDSAAGLAILQNRLQPTEKEHSDYFVARHLRPQPRLLQGQALRHLATSAIDISDGLISDLDHILTASGCGARLNLDALPYSPAMKAEVSEEQAEIWALSGGEDYELCFTVPEINRGALEIALAHTGADFHCIGQIMPISEGIRYLRNGEDVYPNLKGFDHFSESNE; translated from the coding sequence ATGCCTTGTGGTGAATTCTCCCTTATTAAGCAATATTTCACTTCACAGCCTGTAAAACGAAAAGATGTGAGTACAGGAATTGGAGATGACTGCGCAATATTAACGGTACCTGAAAAGCAACAAGTTGCTATTAGCACCGATACTTTAGTGAGTGGTATTCACTTCCTTCCTTCTATCTCACCTGAAGATTTAGCGTATAAAGCACTGGCTGTAAATATTAGTGACTTAGCTGCCGTTGGTGCAGATCCTTCTTGGGCTTCATTAGCTTTAACACTTCCTGATACAAACAGTGAATGGCTTGAGGCATTTAGCCGCTCCTTCTTTGCATTAGCTGATTATTATGCAATTCAGCTAATCGGCGGTGATACCACTCGTGGTCCTTTAAGCTTAACAATCACAATACAAGGGCTTGTTCCACAAGGAACTGCATTACTTCGTTCCGGCGCTAAAATTGGCGATTGGATCTATGTTACGGGTTTTTTAGGTGATAGCGCGGCAGGGCTTGCTATATTACAAAATAGATTACAGCCGACAGAAAAAGAGCATAGTGACTATTTTGTTGCAAGGCATTTGCGTCCTCAACCTCGTTTACTGCAAGGTCAAGCATTGCGCCATTTAGCGACATCTGCGATTGATATTTCTGATGGGCTGATTTCAGACTTGGATCATATTCTTACTGCAAGTGGTTGTGGTGCGCGCTTAAATTTAGATGCATTACCTTATTCGCCTGCAATGAAAGCCGAAGTGAGTGAAGAACAAGCGGAGATCTGGGCATTGAGTGGTGGTGAAGATTACGAGCTTTGCTTTACAGTACCAGAAATAAACCGTGGCGCTTTAGAGATTGCATTAGCGCATACAGGTGCAGATTTTCATTGTATTGGTCAAATTATGCCGATTAGCGAAGGCATTCGTTATTTACGAAATGGTGAAGATGTTTACCCTAATCTTAAAGGCTTTGATCACTTTAGTGAGAGTAACGAGTAA
- a CDS encoding zinc ribbon domain-containing protein YjdM has translation MSLPSCPKCNSEYTYEDGAMYVCPECAHEWNDAEPVAESDELIVKDANGNLLADGDSVTVIKDLKVKGSSTMLKIGTKVKGIRLVEGDHNIDCKIDGFGPMKLKSEFVKKN, from the coding sequence ATGTCATTACCTTCTTGTCCTAAGTGCAATTCAGAATACACCTATGAAGATGGTGCAATGTATGTGTGCCCTGAATGTGCTCATGAGTGGAACGATGCTGAGCCTGTTGCCGAAAGCGATGAATTGATTGTTAAAGATGCTAACGGTAACTTATTAGCCGATGGCGATTCAGTGACTGTGATTAAAGATCTCAAAGTCAAAGGTAGCTCAACCATGCTGAAAATTGGTACTAAAGTAAAAGGTATTCGTTTAGTGGAAGGCGACCATAATATTGATTGTAAAATTGATGGCTTTGGACCAATGAAGTTAAAATCTGAATTTGTGAAGAAAAACTAA
- the vapC gene encoding type II toxin-antitoxin system tRNA(fMet)-specific endonuclease VapC — MIKYLLDTNIVIFTIKRRPEFLLPKFNQHAEQLAISTITLAELIFGAEKSLNSAKNLATVNDFVSRLTVLSYDELAAFHYGEIRATLEKQGKRIGDNDLHIAAHARSKGLIVVTNNTREFERVDGLRIEDWTHH; from the coding sequence ATGATTAAATACCTGTTAGATACAAACATCGTTATATTTACCATTAAACGCAGACCTGAATTTTTGCTACCGAAATTCAACCAACATGCTGAACAATTAGCTATTTCTACAATCACACTTGCTGAGCTCATTTTTGGTGCTGAAAAAAGTTTAAATTCAGCTAAAAACTTAGCTACGGTTAACGACTTTGTTTCTCGACTCACTGTTTTATCTTACGATGAGTTAGCCGCTTTTCATTATGGGGAAATCAGAGCAACACTTGAGAAACAAGGTAAACGCATTGGTGATAATGATTTACACATAGCTGCACATGCTAGAAGTAAAGGGCTAATAGTAGTTACAAATAATACTCGAGAATTTGAAAGAGTTGATGGGTTAAGAATTGAGGATTGGACTCATCATTAA
- the vapB gene encoding type II toxin-antitoxin system VapB family antitoxin yields MIQHGKVFMSNRTQNVRLPAETRFPDDVKEVFVRVKGKERIITPIQNAWDSFFLSDQSVTDDFLSERPDQVTSERESFDD; encoded by the coding sequence ATGATCCAGCATGGCAAAGTATTTATGAGCAATAGAACACAAAACGTTCGTTTACCCGCTGAGACTCGATTTCCTGATGATGTAAAAGAAGTTTTTGTTCGCGTCAAAGGAAAAGAAAGAATAATCACACCTATACAAAATGCATGGGATAGCTTTTTCTTATCAGATCAGTCTGTAACAGATGATTTTTTATCTGAAAGACCAGATCAAGTCACAAGTGAAAGAGAATCCTTTGATGATTAA
- the rbsR gene encoding ribose operon transcriptional repressor RbsR gives MATMKDVARLAGVSTSTVSHVINNNRYVSEGIRKKVNDAIETLNYAPSALARSLKMNCTHTIGMLVTASSNPFYAEVVRGVERSCYEKGYSLILCNTEGDYERMDSSLETLLQKRVDGLLLMSTEARAPSHEVLNRYPRLPMVMMDWSPFEYGGDIIQDNSLLGGEIATNYLIEKGFTEIACIAGPQDKLPAKHRLQGYYNAMQKAGLAIRNEFVLTSDFEFAGGFSAMQKLLSLSVLPQAVFTCNDAMAVGAYQAIYQKGLRVPDDISVMGYDDIDLASYMIPPLSTIHQPKDELGKLAVSQLLHRMENIDADDNVLVLTPKLIERGSVIGHRK, from the coding sequence TTGGCAACAATGAAAGATGTCGCCCGTTTGGCGGGCGTTTCGACATCAACTGTTTCTCACGTTATCAATAACAACCGTTATGTTAGCGAAGGTATTCGTAAAAAGGTTAACGACGCCATCGAAACCTTAAATTACGCGCCTTCTGCTTTAGCGCGTAGTTTAAAAATGAACTGTACTCACACTATCGGTATGTTAGTCACAGCCAGTAGCAACCCTTTTTATGCCGAAGTTGTGCGCGGTGTTGAACGTAGCTGCTATGAAAAAGGCTATAGCCTTATTTTATGTAACACCGAAGGGGATTACGAGCGCATGGATAGCAGCCTTGAAACGTTGCTGCAAAAACGTGTTGATGGCTTATTATTGATGTCAACGGAAGCCAGAGCGCCCTCTCATGAAGTACTAAATCGTTATCCTCGTTTACCGATGGTGATGATGGATTGGTCCCCGTTTGAATATGGGGGAGATATTATTCAAGATAACTCTCTGCTCGGGGGCGAAATCGCAACCAATTATCTGATTGAAAAAGGTTTTACTGAAATTGCATGTATTGCAGGCCCACAAGATAAGCTTCCTGCAAAACATCGTTTGCAAGGTTATTATAATGCGATGCAAAAAGCAGGATTAGCTATTCGAAACGAGTTTGTGTTAACCAGTGATTTTGAATTTGCAGGTGGATTTAGTGCAATGCAAAAATTACTCTCACTTTCTGTCTTACCACAAGCTGTTTTTACCTGTAATGACGCGATGGCTGTTGGCGCTTATCAAGCCATTTACCAAAAAGGTTTGCGTGTACCTGATGATATTTCCGTCATGGGTTATGACGATATCGACCTAGCCTCTTATATGATCCCACCGCTTTCGACCATTCACCAACCTAAAGATGAATTGGGAAAACTCGCTGTCAGCCAATTATTACATCGCATGGAAAATATCGATGCTGATGACAATGTTCTAGTGCTTACCCCCAAACTTATAGAGCGTGGCTCGGTGATAGGGCATAGAAAATAA
- the rbsK gene encoding ribokinase — MTTPRLAVLGSINVDHIMNISQFPKPGETIIGHQYKIAFGGKGANQAVACGRSGADITFIACVGDDAIGSEIIAQLKTDNIHINAISIIPQTPTGVAMILVNEQGENVISIVAGANGALTPTHFQQYHHVVEHADALLMQLESPLETVFEAAKLAKSHHTKVILNPAPAVPLSDEFLSFIDVITPNETEAEILTGVSVHDEAGAAKAAEILHRKGIKQVLITLGSRGVWFSEQRKGMIIPGFRVEAVDTIAAGDTFNGAFVTAILEGKPSVEAIRFAHAAAAIAVTRHGAQSSVPWRHEIESFLAERA, encoded by the coding sequence ATGACGACACCTCGCCTTGCTGTTCTAGGTAGCATCAATGTTGACCACATTATGAATATTTCACAATTTCCAAAACCTGGTGAAACCATTATTGGTCATCAATACAAAATAGCCTTTGGTGGTAAAGGTGCAAATCAAGCAGTCGCTTGCGGTCGTAGTGGCGCCGATATTACCTTTATTGCTTGTGTCGGTGATGATGCAATTGGTAGTGAAATCATTGCTCAACTGAAAACAGATAATATTCATATTAATGCAATTAGTATTATTCCGCAGACACCAACAGGTGTCGCAATGATCCTTGTTAATGAACAAGGAGAAAACGTAATTAGCATCGTTGCAGGTGCGAATGGCGCACTAACGCCAACACATTTTCAGCAATATCATCATGTTGTTGAGCATGCTGATGCCTTACTGATGCAATTAGAATCACCATTAGAGACAGTCTTTGAAGCAGCAAAACTGGCAAAGTCACATCACACGAAAGTTATTTTAAATCCTGCTCCAGCAGTGCCTTTATCTGATGAATTTCTGAGTTTTATTGATGTTATCACTCCAAATGAGACGGAAGCCGAAATATTAACAGGCGTTTCTGTGCATGATGAAGCGGGTGCAGCAAAAGCTGCCGAAATCTTACATCGTAAAGGTATCAAACAAGTGCTTATCACTTTGGGTAGCCGTGGCGTATGGTTTAGTGAACAAAGAAAAGGCATGATAATTCCCGGTTTTCGTGTCGAAGCAGTTGATACCATTGCCGCAGGTGATACATTTAACGGTGCATTTGTCACTGCAATATTAGAAGGGAAACCTTCCGTTGAGGCTATCCGTTTTGCTCACGCAGCAGCTGCAATTGCAGTTACACGTCATGGTGCGCAATCTTCAGTTCCTTGGCGTCATGAAATCGAATCATTTTTAGCAGAGCGAGCATAG
- the rbsB gene encoding ribose ABC transporter substrate-binding protein RbsB: MKLKKMATLLSVVALSATISANALAKESIALVISTLNNPFFVTMKDSAQKEANRLGYDLVVLDSMDNPAKELANVQDLTVKGTRLMLINPTDSDAVGNAVILANKAKIPVITLDRVANKGEVVSHVASDNRLGGKMAGDYIAEKVANDAKVIQLEGITGTSASRERGEGFKQAVDAHKLNVLASQPADFDRTKGLNVMQNLLTAYPAVQAVFAQNDEMALGALRALQTAGRTDVLVIGFDGTDDGIKAVNRGMLGATIAQRPDQIGIIGIQTADKILKGEKVDATIPVELELVIKK, from the coding sequence ATGAAACTCAAAAAAATGGCAACACTTCTTTCTGTTGTTGCATTAAGCGCCACAATCAGCGCTAACGCATTGGCAAAAGAATCAATCGCGCTTGTTATCTCAACACTAAACAACCCTTTCTTTGTCACAATGAAAGACAGTGCACAGAAAGAGGCAAATAGATTAGGTTACGACCTTGTTGTTCTAGATTCTATGGACAACCCGGCTAAAGAGCTTGCTAACGTGCAAGATCTCACCGTAAAAGGCACACGTTTAATGCTTATTAATCCGACAGATTCAGATGCTGTGGGGAATGCAGTTATTTTAGCCAATAAAGCTAAAATCCCAGTTATCACCCTAGACCGTGTTGCAAACAAAGGTGAAGTCGTCAGCCACGTTGCTTCAGATAATCGCCTTGGCGGTAAAATGGCAGGTGATTATATTGCTGAAAAAGTCGCTAATGACGCCAAAGTTATTCAACTAGAAGGGATCACAGGAACATCTGCATCTCGTGAACGTGGTGAAGGTTTTAAACAAGCCGTTGATGCCCATAAACTGAATGTACTTGCAAGCCAACCTGCTGATTTTGACCGCACCAAAGGTCTTAACGTGATGCAAAATCTGTTAACTGCGTATCCTGCTGTTCAAGCTGTTTTTGCACAAAATGATGAAATGGCATTAGGTGCATTACGTGCATTGCAAACTGCTGGTCGTACCGATGTATTAGTGATTGGTTTCGATGGTACAGATGATGGGATCAAAGCGGTAAACCGTGGCATGTTAGGTGCAACCATTGCTCAACGCCCAGATCAAATTGGTATTATCGGTATTCAAACTGCAGATAAAATTCTCAAAGGCGAGAAAGTGGATGCAACAATCCCTGTCGAGCTTGAGTTAGTTATAAAAAAATAA
- the rbsC gene encoding ribose ABC transporter permease, whose protein sequence is MSTNSIPASKRWFSKAWLLEQKSLIALLLLIVVVSTLSPNFFTLNNIFNILQQTSVNAIMAVGMTLVILTSGIDLSVGSLLALTGAVAASMVGADVNALVAVVGALALGAAIGGVTGIIVAKGKVQAFIATLVMMLLLRGVTRVYTDGSPINTGFSDNADLFSWFGIGRPFGIPTPIWLMMIVFLSAWYLLHHTRLGRYIYALGGNESATRLSGISVDKIKIIVYSLCGLLAALASVIEVARLSSAQPMAGNGYELDAIAAVVLGGTSLAGGKGRIIGTLIGALILGFLNNALNLLGISSNYQMIVKAVVILLAVLVDNKK, encoded by the coding sequence ATGAGCACGAATTCAATTCCAGCGTCAAAACGTTGGTTCTCAAAAGCTTGGCTATTAGAGCAAAAATCGCTGATTGCATTGCTACTTCTGATTGTTGTGGTTTCCACACTCAGCCCTAATTTTTTTACCTTAAACAATATTTTCAACATTCTCCAACAAACATCGGTTAACGCCATTATGGCAGTTGGAATGACGCTAGTTATTTTAACATCTGGTATCGACTTATCTGTTGGTTCATTGCTTGCATTAACAGGTGCCGTTGCCGCTTCTATGGTGGGTGCGGATGTTAATGCGCTTGTTGCTGTTGTTGGCGCATTGGCATTAGGTGCCGCTATTGGTGGTGTAACAGGAATTATCGTTGCTAAAGGTAAAGTTCAAGCCTTTATTGCTACGTTAGTCATGATGTTATTACTGCGCGGTGTTACTCGCGTTTATACCGATGGTAGCCCTATTAATACCGGATTTAGTGATAATGCCGATCTGTTTAGTTGGTTTGGTATTGGTCGCCCATTTGGCATTCCAACGCCAATTTGGCTCATGATGATTGTCTTCTTAAGTGCATGGTATTTATTACATCACACCCGTTTAGGTCGCTATATCTATGCATTAGGGGGTAATGAATCTGCCACTCGCTTATCGGGTATTAGCGTCGATAAAATCAAAATCATCGTTTATTCATTATGTGGTTTATTAGCAGCCCTTGCGAGTGTCATTGAAGTTGCTCGACTTTCATCAGCACAACCAATGGCAGGTAATGGTTATGAGCTAGATGCTATTGCTGCCGTTGTTCTCGGTGGTACCAGTCTTGCAGGCGGTAAAGGTCGTATTATCGGTACATTAATTGGTGCACTTATTCTAGGATTCTTAAATAATGCACTGAATTTATTAGGAATATCATCAAACTATCAAATGATAGTAAAAGCGGTGGTCATCTTACTTGCTGTTTTGGTAGATAACAAAAAATAA
- the rbsA gene encoding ribose ABC transporter ATP-binding protein RbsA yields MEPLLELKDIDKSFPGVKALSGATLRIYPGRVMALVGENGAGKSTLMKVLTGIYKKDSGEVIYQGESCAFNGPKTSQEAGIGIIHQELNLIPELTIAENIFLGREFTRAFGAIDWKKMYVEADKLLARLNLAYSSHRLVSELSIGDQQMVEIAKVLSFGSKVIIMDEPTDALTDTETESLFNVIRELRDQGCGIVYISHRLKEIFEICDDVTVLRDGQFIGEKPVASLKEDTLIEMMVGRKLEDQYPRINIPQGKTKLNVINLSGEDVHDVSFSLHESEILGISGLMGAGRTELMKIIYGALPKTNGTVELDGKPCQIKKPVEGLEQGIVYISEDRKRDGLVLGMSVKENMSLTALRYFSRGMGVLNHKEEQLTVGDFIKLFNIKTPSMDQTIGFLSGGNQQKVAIARGLMTRPKVLILDEPTRGVDVGAKKEIYQLINKFKQEGLSIILISSEMPEVMGMSDRILVMHEGRISGEFSAHNVTQEMLMAAAVGKQYDAKVGV; encoded by the coding sequence ATGGAACCTTTACTTGAACTTAAAGATATTGATAAGTCATTCCCTGGTGTAAAAGCACTATCAGGTGCCACACTTCGAATTTATCCCGGTAGAGTAATGGCACTCGTAGGTGAAAACGGGGCAGGCAAATCAACACTAATGAAAGTGCTGACTGGGATCTATAAAAAAGATTCGGGTGAAGTCATTTATCAAGGCGAAAGCTGTGCTTTCAATGGTCCCAAAACTTCCCAAGAAGCAGGAATAGGCATTATTCACCAAGAGCTTAACCTTATTCCAGAATTAACCATCGCAGAAAATATCTTCTTAGGTCGTGAGTTTACTCGTGCTTTTGGCGCTATCGATTGGAAGAAAATGTATGTAGAGGCTGATAAGTTATTAGCCCGATTAAACCTTGCTTACAGTAGTCACCGTTTAGTGTCTGAATTATCGATTGGTGATCAGCAAATGGTAGAAATCGCCAAGGTTCTTAGCTTTGGCTCAAAAGTCATCATCATGGATGAGCCAACAGATGCGTTAACCGATACTGAAACAGAATCTCTATTTAACGTTATTCGTGAACTAAGAGATCAAGGTTGTGGCATTGTTTATATCTCACATCGTCTAAAAGAGATCTTTGAGATTTGTGATGACGTGACTGTACTGCGAGACGGCCAGTTTATTGGTGAAAAACCTGTCGCCTCATTAAAAGAAGACACTCTGATTGAAATGATGGTGGGTCGTAAGTTAGAAGACCAATACCCTCGTATTAATATCCCTCAAGGAAAAACCAAACTTAACGTCATTAACCTCAGTGGCGAAGATGTTCATGATGTCAGTTTCTCATTACATGAAAGCGAAATTCTGGGCATTTCTGGATTAATGGGCGCGGGTCGTACTGAGTTAATGAAAATTATCTACGGCGCATTACCTAAAACCAATGGCACTGTTGAATTAGATGGTAAACCCTGCCAAATCAAAAAGCCGGTTGAAGGATTGGAACAAGGCATTGTTTACATTTCTGAAGATAGAAAGCGTGATGGTTTAGTGCTTGGCATGTCGGTAAAAGAAAATATGTCTCTGACAGCCCTTCGCTATTTTAGCCGCGGTATGGGTGTACTTAATCATAAAGAAGAGCAACTCACTGTCGGTGATTTTATTAAATTATTCAATATAAAAACCCCTTCAATGGATCAAACGATTGGCTTTTTATCTGGGGGAAATCAACAAAAAGTGGCTATCGCAAGAGGTCTAATGACTCGCCCTAAAGTGCTTATTCTTGATGAACCCACTCGTGGCGTTGATGTGGGCGCTAAAAAAGAAATTTATCAGCTAATTAATAAATTTAAACAAGAAGGATTAAGCATCATTTTAATTTCTTCTGAAATGCCTGAGGTAATGGGAATGAGTGACCGTATTCTGGTTATGCATGAAGGTCGTATTAGTGGTGAGTTTTCCGCTCACAATGTCACACAAGAAATGCTAATGGCAGCGGCTGTTGGTAAACAATATGACGCTAAAGTAGGAGTTTGA
- the rbsD gene encoding D-ribose pyranase has protein sequence MKKGVLLNSPISSVISRLGHTDKITIADAGLPIPSSVERIDLALTQGIPDFMSVLQTVTHEMQIEAVMLAEEIKTINPSLFNEILSYLNLLEQEQKKPIQIMYVSHEAFKKQLTENKAVIRTGECTPYANIVLFSGVTF, from the coding sequence ATGAAAAAAGGTGTATTACTTAATAGTCCTATTTCGAGTGTAATTTCACGTTTAGGACACACTGACAAAATCACTATTGCAGATGCTGGATTACCTATTCCCTCCTCTGTTGAACGAATTGATCTTGCTCTCACTCAAGGTATTCCTGACTTTATGTCAGTCTTACAAACCGTTACCCATGAAATGCAAATCGAAGCGGTGATGCTGGCGGAAGAAATTAAAACCATCAATCCCTCTCTGTTTAATGAAATCCTCTCTTATCTCAATTTATTAGAACAAGAGCAGAAGAAACCTATTCAAATAATGTATGTTTCACATGAAGCATTCAAAAAGCAACTTACTGAAAATAAAGCTGTTATTAGAACCGGTGAATGTACGCCTTATGCCAATATTGTGTTGTTTTCTGGTGTGACTTTTTGA
- the dxs gene encoding 1-deoxy-D-xylulose-5-phosphate synthase: MSIDIEKYPTLALVETPEDLRLLPKESLPKLCDELRLFLLNSVSRSSGHFASGLGAIELTVALHYVYKTPFDNLIWDVGHQAYPHKILTGRRDRIDTIRQKNGLHPFPWREESEYDKLCVGHSSTSISAGLGMAVAAEQEKLNRKTVCVIGDGAITAGMAFEAMNHAGDIEPDMLVVLNDNEMSISENVGALNNHLAQLLSGKLYTTLREGGKKVFSGIPPIKELLKKTEEHIKGMVVPGTMFEELGFNYIGPVDGHDVIALVQTLTNMRDLKGPQLLHIMTKKGRGYAPAERDPISWHAVPKFDPQTGTLPKSPNARPTFSKIFGDWLCEEASTDPKLMAITPAMREGSGMVRFSKEYPSQYFDVAIAEQHAVTFAAGLAIGGYKPIVAIYSTFLQRAYDQVIHDIAIQKLPVLFAIDRGGIVGADGQTHQGAFDLSFLRCIPNMVIMAPSDENECRQMLHTGYHYQDGPVAVRYPRGSSVGAQLQPLSPLPMGKGIIRRQGKGIAILNFGTLLPEALEVAKKLDATVADMRFIKPLDKSLILSLAEQHDMLVTLEENAIMGGAGSGVNELLMQERCLIPVLNLGIPNLFVPQGGQEEIRSDLGLDAEGIEKSIKAYQAN; the protein is encoded by the coding sequence ATGAGCATTGATATCGAAAAATATCCCACATTGGCGTTGGTTGAAACACCAGAAGATTTGCGCCTGTTACCAAAAGAGAGTTTGCCTAAACTCTGTGATGAGCTAAGGCTATTTCTTCTTAACAGTGTCAGCCGCTCAAGTGGTCACTTCGCCTCAGGTTTAGGTGCTATTGAGTTAACGGTTGCTCTTCATTACGTCTATAAAACCCCTTTTGATAACCTGATTTGGGATGTTGGTCATCAGGCCTATCCTCATAAGATCTTAACGGGTCGCCGTGACCGCATTGATACTATCCGTCAAAAGAATGGGTTACACCCCTTCCCTTGGCGAGAAGAGAGTGAATACGACAAACTTTGTGTTGGTCACTCTTCAACCTCTATCAGTGCAGGTTTAGGTATGGCTGTCGCCGCCGAACAAGAAAAGCTGAACAGAAAAACAGTTTGTGTGATTGGTGATGGGGCAATTACTGCGGGTATGGCTTTTGAAGCAATGAATCACGCAGGAGATATTGAACCAGATATGCTCGTTGTACTTAATGACAATGAGATGTCGATTTCAGAAAACGTTGGTGCATTGAATAATCACCTTGCGCAATTGTTATCTGGCAAACTGTATACCACCTTGCGTGAAGGTGGAAAAAAAGTCTTCTCAGGTATTCCACCCATTAAAGAATTACTGAAAAAGACAGAGGAACATATCAAAGGCATGGTTGTCCCAGGCACCATGTTTGAAGAGTTGGGTTTCAACTATATCGGTCCTGTTGATGGCCACGATGTTATTGCGTTAGTACAGACATTAACTAACATGCGTGATCTAAAAGGCCCTCAGCTTCTGCATATTATGACTAAAAAAGGTCGTGGATATGCGCCTGCTGAGCGTGATCCAATTAGCTGGCACGCAGTCCCTAAATTTGATCCACAAACTGGGACATTACCTAAAAGCCCTAATGCACGACCTACATTTTCCAAAATTTTTGGTGACTGGTTATGTGAAGAAGCCTCAACTGATCCAAAACTCATGGCAATTACCCCAGCTATGCGTGAAGGCTCTGGTATGGTGCGTTTCTCAAAGGAATACCCTTCACAATACTTTGATGTTGCGATCGCAGAACAACATGCCGTTACCTTTGCAGCAGGTTTAGCAATTGGGGGTTATAAGCCGATTGTTGCTATCTACTCAACATTCTTACAACGCGCTTACGACCAAGTGATCCACGACATTGCCATTCAAAAACTGCCTGTTTTATTTGCTATTGATCGTGGTGGTATTGTGGGAGCAGATGGTCAAACTCACCAAGGTGCTTTTGACCTCTCATTCTTACGCTGCATTCCTAATATGGTCATTATGGCGCCAAGTGATGAAAATGAGTGTCGCCAAATGCTTCACACAGGTTATCACTATCAAGATGGTCCTGTTGCCGTACGCTATCCAAGAGGCTCTAGTGTTGGTGCACAATTGCAACCACTTAGTCCACTACCTATGGGTAAAGGTATTATTCGTCGCCAAGGCAAAGGTATTGCGATTTTAAACTTTGGTACATTACTACCAGAAGCGTTAGAAGTTGCTAAAAAACTTGATGCAACTGTGGCTGATATGCGTTTTATCAAGCCTCTTGATAAATCACTTATCCTTTCTCTGGCTGAACAGCATGATATGTTGGTAACGCTAGAAGAAAATGCCATTATGGGTGGTGCTGGCAGTGGCGTAAACGAGTTACTCATGCAAGAACGTTGCTTAATACCTGTCCTAAACTTAGGTATACCTAATCTGTTTGTACCACAAGGTGGACAAGAAGAGATCAGATCTGACTTAGGATTAGATGCAGAAGGTATTGAGAAATCAATTAAGGCTTATCAAGCTAACTAA